The Sulfurimonas aquatica genomic sequence ATATGAAAAAAGGATATTTGCAGCTTTGTTGACTCTTTTGATGATGGCTTTTCCATCAGTTATAATGAGCGCATCAAAGGAGTTTTCAAGCACACTATCCAGAAAAGTGTTTTTTTCATTTAATTTGATTTGTTCTACCTTAAGCTTTGCAATCATCCTTTTTATGATTAAAATAGCGGGAATTAGAATCATTAAGAGTGCGAGAAGTTGTGCTAGAGAGAACTCAAGTGCTTTGTATATAAAATCCTCAGTTGGAGAGGTTTTTGGCGAAAAAACAGCTAACATTTTCTCTTGATTAAAAAGAGTGATAGGGTAAGCGTTGCTATTGTCTAGATAAAATGGAGCAGGAGTCTCTTGAGCTTTTAACAGCTGGTAAAATTTACCATCTTTAAAAGGTGGATTACGGTAACGCGACCAGTTTTTTTGTGAATCTGGGTGAAGAATATAGTAACCCTGAGAGTCTATAAGTGTGAGCTGTGTTTCTACAAGGTTTGCTGCATCCTTTAGAAATGCACTCATGGAAAAGTTTATGATTACTATTCCAATTTTTTTTGCATCTTCAAACACTGGCATACCTATGCGAAGTGTAGGTTTCCATGGCAACTCTACTTTTCCATGTTCAACATTTAAATCAAGTTCAGAGTAGCCTATTTGATTCTCAGATAGAGAGTTAAAGTGGATAAAATAGTCTCTTTTTGATTTGTTTTGAAGTTTTTTTCCTTGGATTTGATGCAGAGTATTATCTGAAGTTCTATCGACTCTTATAAGTTCCATTCCATCAAGAGAGAGAAGTCTTAGCTGCATGATGTTTTGGTTAGTTTTTGCAGTGTGAAAGAGAAGACTTTGAACAGGTGCTCGAGACTCTGCGGATGTGTGGCTCAAAAACTCTGTAACATCAGGATGCTCTGCTAGCATCTTTATAAAGAGTTCTCGATTATTTTGAAAACTTTTAAACTTATCTGCAGTCAATTTGTATTTACTATGCATCTTGTCATGATTTTGTTCACTCAGGTCGCTGTTGATAAGCCAAATTACACCAACCATGATGATAATCGAACCTATAATTCCAAAAATAAGTAATTTAAAATTCTTATACATAAGTATCCTTATAAATCGAGCAGTGTACCTGTAGGCATTGGCTTCTCTAGTGGCTCACTTAGATAATAGCCTTGTAGAAAATCTACTCCTAAGGCTAGAGCAGCATCGTAGATGGATTTGTCTGAGACAAATTCTCCCACACACTTTATCCCAAGTTCATGAGCAAAGAGGAGTATTGAGTGGACTAAAACGCGAGAGCTATTGTCTTTAGCTATCTCTTTTATTAAAGAGCCATCGATTTTGAGTTGATCCATATCGAGGTTGATGAGATAAGAAAAGTTTGA encodes the following:
- a CDS encoding PAS domain S-box protein; translation: MYKNFKLLIFGIIGSIIIMVGVIWLINSDLSEQNHDKMHSKYKLTADKFKSFQNNRELFIKMLAEHPDVTEFLSHTSAESRAPVQSLLFHTAKTNQNIMQLRLLSLDGMELIRVDRTSDNTLHQIQGKKLQNKSKRDYFIHFNSLSENQIGYSELDLNVEHGKVELPWKPTLRIGMPVFEDAKKIGIVIINFSMSAFLKDAANLVETQLTLIDSQGYYILHPDSQKNWSRYRNPPFKDGKFYQLLKAQETPAPFYLDNSNAYPITLFNQEKMLAVFSPKTSPTEDFIYKALEFSLAQLLALLMILIPAILIIKRMIAKLKVEQIKLNEKNTFLDSVLENSFDALIITDGKAIIKRVNKAANILFSYKDKELIGKNIKLLIPQPEHDLHDEHVRNYHNQESKVIGVERKLEAVDKNGNLVPITLAVMPIKINNELFFIGTIRDLSQIVELKAQHKEQENMMHQAKLASMGEMISAISHQWRQPLNSIGLIAQELYYIHEDGDLDLETMKKSREDIMTQLKYMSQTIDDFRHFFSKEKELNTFNAIELVRELERLYAPQLKANSLEIGILCPQAENESCPYPSHQDYPHYEITGYPSELQHVLLNLLSNAKDAILNLEQPSKEQHQIIIAIILEDETIVFELRDLAGGIDEVTLTRLFEPYFTTKEMGTGLGLHIAKTITEQFFKGTLEYRDNIQESYKGSKFRLEIPKLVLENRA